In Hyla sarda isolate aHylSar1 chromosome 9, aHylSar1.hap1, whole genome shotgun sequence, the following proteins share a genomic window:
- the PSMD10 gene encoding 26S proteasome non-ATPase regulatory subunit 10 — protein MEEMRVSDVEVCNLAYRGQLDELNSVLQADKSQASRTDQDDRTPLHWACSAGQTEVADYLLGLGVPINNKDDAGWTPLHIAASAGRTDIVKALIGKRAQVNVTNQNGCTPLHYAASKNKHEIAVLLLENGASPDAKDRLESTPLHRAASKGNLRIVEILLKHKASTNIQDIEGNTALHLACDEERADEAKFLVEHGASIYIENKDEKTPLQVAKGGLGAVLRRIVEG, from the exons ATGGAGGAGATGAGAGTGTCTGATGTGGAGGTGTGTAACCTGGCGTACCGGGGCCAGCTGGACGAGCTGAACAGTGTTCTGCAGGCCGATAAGTCTCAGGCCTCCAGGACAGACCAG GATGACAGGACACCTCTACACTGGGCATGTTCTGCAGGGCAGACAGAGGTTGCGGACTATCTACTCGGACTAGGCGTACCTATTAATAACAAAGATGAT GCTGGGTGGACTCCTCTTCACATTGCTGCTTCTGCAGGACGCACTGATATAGTTAAAGCACTAATCGGGAAGAGGGCTCAAGTGAatgtgaccaatcagaatggctgCACACCCCTGCACTATGCTGCTTCCAAAAACAAGCATGAG ATTGCTGTTTTGCTCCTTGAAAATGGTGCGTCACCCGATGCAAAGGACAGACTGGAGTCCACACCTCTGCATCGTGCTGCTTCCAAGGGCAACCTGAGAATTGTAGAAATCCTCCTAAAACACAAAGCTTCAACTAACATACAAGACATTGAAGGGAATACAGCTCT TCATCTTGCCTGTGATGAGGAGCGAGCAGACGAGGCCAAATTCTTGGTAGAACATGGAGCAAGTATTTATATAGAAAACAAAGACGAGAAGACACCACTACAGGTGGCAAAAGGCGGACTGGGGGCCGTGCTAAGAAGAATAGTGGAGGGCTAG